Proteins from one Malassezia vespertilionis chromosome 2, complete sequence genomic window:
- the TFB1 gene encoding RNA polymerase II transcription factor B subunit 1 (BUSCO:EOG0926315C; COG:J; EggNog:ENOG503NXQD), with protein MEPNAQRLFASASYKKVPGTLSLEDGILRWKPSLDSSSIPGFSVQDTHLKGLKVSKPGAAQVALRLEAAEGYSINGEPIAMINFNAEQDIACANREKFKDRLAAAIAKARAEQEQQAAVDAEHAGKRKALEQGTRAGGPKVPDMSAVKLRGQVLRANPGLLALHKDVVGTDLISDADFWEHPARKALLRAEYASMEQRQGRRGQLADPKPSQTDKGEMKINITPQLIRDLFEQYPVLTRAYDENVPSKLDEGTFWARYFQSRLYHRLRTSLRSAASEQALRDDDIFDKYLEAEDDELAPRTEVNPHDALLNLAATQEDHVDTGNMQDWTMRAGFDRRMLPLVRRFNKHAESVLTSSLGTLDASASARSKRKTGGVGEEYKRGDSGRYYEEIVMDDLQHHAKRVEKRLEIHDQRAYFDAHTGNAARPMVAAVDMDAYMSQLSSNLRGWKLDVQHFVPHGKGMRHALDAMLDNMRQQDSTEHENIMSDLPSDVHKQVISCQAATIEFLQQFWQAISPSAAKNTQQNRGVHLDIPQRIEKAKRMLVVLAKTDERIGRIAATADAALPGTGGEIVHEAFHATRKAVDRALKLEST; from the coding sequence ATGGAGCCgaatgcgcagcggctgTTTGCGTCTGCGTCTTATAAAAAGGTGCCGGGGACGCTGTCGTTGGAGGATGGCATATTGCGATGGAAACCGTCGCTGGATTCTTCGAGCATACCTGGATTTTCTGTGCAGGATACGCACCTTAAAGGTCTCAAAGTATCCAAgccaggcgctgcgcaagtggcACTGCGTCTAGAAGCAGCGGAGGGCTACTCGATCAATGGAGAGCCCATTGCGATGATCAATTTCAATGCGGAACAGGACATTGCGTGTGCTAACCGTGAAAAATTCAAGGATCGGCTTGCCGCAGCGATTGCaaaagcgcgtgcagagcagGAGCAACAAGCGGCCGtcgatgccgagcacgcTGGAAAGCGCAAGGCCCTCGAGCAAGGAACGCGTGCTGGCGGCCCCAAAGTGCCTGATATGTCGGCAGTCAAGCTCCGTGGCCAAGTCCTGCGCGCAAACCCTGGATTGTTGGCACTGCACAAGGATGTCGTAGGCACGGATTTAATTTCCGATGCGGATTTCTGGGagcatccagcgcgcaaagcgctcttgcgcgccgagtaCGCAAGTATGGAGCAGCGTCAAGGTCGGCGCGGCCAACTGGCTGATCCAAAACCTTCACAGACGGATAAAGGCGAGATGAAAATTAACATCACGCCGCAGCTTATCCGAGATCTGTTCGAGCAATACCCGGTCCtcacgcgcgcgtacgATGAAAATGTTCCAAGCAAGCTGGACGAAGGCACGTTTTGGGCGCGCTACTTTCAGTCGAGATTATACCACCGTCTTCGTActtcgctgcgctccgctGCATCtgagcaggcgctgcgcgacgacgatATTTTTGACAAGTACTTGGAAGCAGAAGACGACGaacttgcgccgcggacCGAGGTGAATCCccacgatgcgctgctcaaccTCGCGGCCACACAAGAGGACCACGTAGATACAGGAAACATGCAGGactggacgatgcgcgctggATTTGATCGACGCATGCTCCCTTTGGTCCGTCGGTTCAACAAGCATGCCGAGTCCGTGCTGACATCTTCTCTCGGCACGCTAGATGCTTCTGCTTCTGCGCGTAGTAAAAGAAAAACGGGGGGCGTGGGTGAAGAGTACAAGCGGGGCGATTCGGGGCGCTACTACGAAGAGATTGTCATGGACGATTTACAGCACCATGCCAAACGCGTCGAGAAAAGACTCGAGATTCACGACCAGCGAGCGTACTTTGACGCGCACACTGGAAATGCAGCACGCCCAATGGTCGCGGCTGTAGACATGGACGCATACATGTCGCAACTAAGCTCGAATTTAAGGGGCTGGAAACTGGATGTGCAACACTTTGTGCCGCATGGGAAAGGTATGCGCCACGCACTGGATGCAATGCTAGACAATATGCGCCAGCAAGACAGTACCGAGCACGAAAATATCATGTCTGATTTGCCTTCAGACGTGCACAAACAAGTGATTTCATGCCAAGCTGCCACCATCGAGTTTTTGCAGCAATTTTGGCAGGCTATCTCTCCAAGTGCGGCCAAGAATACACAGCAAAACCGAGGCGTGCACCTTGATATACCCCAACGCATTGAAAAGGCCAAGCGCATGCTGGTTGTACTTGCCAAAACCGACGAGCGCATTGGACGCATTGCAGCGACAGCGGATGCTGCTTTGCCGGGCACAGGCGGAGAAATTGTGCACGAAGCGTTCCATGCCACGCGCAAAGCTGTGGATCGAGCGCTTAAGCTGGAGAGTACGTAG
- a CDS encoding uncharacterized protein (EggNog:ENOG503NW1S; COG:J) — MAASATMHGTDVQTSIFKKLYPQEYLRRHLDNHVRDDGRAFTEPRNVSVATGILSQANGSAVVRLGNATMVTAAVHAEVAEPLWERPSEGFIVPNAVLAPLCSPVYHTGPPEEDAQLLTHTLQRVLSVSNVLPRDALVIEPGVAVWSLNVDVLCVSANGSVLDAAVLAAVAALGNATLPVPVNTVDAAHCICSAEKRTKLQLQGMPIVSTFGIVDATYLLTDPVAFEESLTNALISVGITDAPQDDPDADVFYVQEAGHCMANEPQGKGATLTHDTILEHCIRNARSRATMLRTLVHESLKEV; from the exons ATGGCAGCGTCGGCCACAATGCATGGCACGGACGTGCAGACGTCGATTTTCAAGAAACTTTACCCACAAGAGTacttgcggcgccattTGGACAAccatgtgcgcgacgatggcCGAGCATTCACCGAGCCGCGGAACGTCTCCGTAGCAACGGGCATCCTTTCGCAGGCGAATGGAAGCGCCGTGGTGCGTCTTGGGAACGCTACCATGGTGACTGCGGCGGTACATGCGGAAGTAGCGGAGCCGCTTTGGGAGAGACCCAGCGAAGGGTTTATTG TCCCCAacgctgtgcttgcgccgctctgcTCGCCGGTATACCACACAGGGCCCCCTGAAGAGGACGCCCAGCTGCTCACGCATACACTACAAAGAGTGTTATCCGTGTCCAATGTTTTGCCGAGAGATGCACTTGTGATCGAGCCGGGAGTCGCGGTATGGTCGTTGAATGTGGATGTGTTGTGCGTGAGCGCGAACGGCAGCGTTTTGGacgcggcggtgcttgccgcaGTTGCAGCATTAGGAAATGCTACACTCCCCGTCCCCGTGAATACCGTGGATGCAGCTCATTGTATCTGCTCCGCAGAAAAGCGCACCAAGCTCCAGCTGCAAGGCATGCCGATTGTGAGCACGTTTGGGATTGTCGATGCCACATATTTGTTGACAGATCCTGTCGCATTCGAGGAATCGCTCACAAATGCCCTTATTTCCGTTGGGATTacagacgcgccgcaagacGATCCCGATGCAGATGTATTTTACGTGCAAGAAGCGGGACACTGCATGGCAAACGAGCCGCAAGGGAAAGGCGCAACACTTACACACGACACTATCCTTGAGCACTGCAtccgcaatgcgcgctcgcgagcAACAATGCTGCGTACACTAGTCCATGAATCGTTAAAAGAGGTATGA
- a CDS encoding uncharacterized protein (COG:J; EggNog:ENOG503NWID), giving the protein MSRILKPTLALDPFALESTPTTRFSMRRRTSYPQRPTLIQQLETRVQQLERRITDLEQVCNKSMSLSSDVSPFTPAKHANDQFPDFLRRQPTPDPFNPFWQEDAEMKEPTPLPGANAFSQALLLSRPAVSRVPSTPQQNIPVSPWSRCISPNSRNASTLPIRALVTRITKGYGKGASIELQRLLKEADASTRDQILLALPKALVSLALDQYGCYVVRRAMDMDKHIARHLQGSFVLLVLSPCGTLVVQHAVACEESMQLAVLDDLLHAKLSDTLTCCHAIPVWKKLFAVAWTDEGRRKCIANTIQQALHNEWLKVATTEPGSVAVQSMFEHGILDEGSAGMQALLLHFDSLAMDQWGVWILQQWIEHGSVTLRAQIAMHILFHVSSISLSVYGSKVVQCALRHCATPFVLQYAERLYRASPELHGKPAKLLLLDLSLTPQGLPILAHVRCANILTTATHRLQ; this is encoded by the coding sequence ATGTCGCGAATCTTAAAGCCAACGTTAGCTCTCGACCCATTTGCGCTGGAGTCCACACCGACGACGCGCTTTAGCATGCGCCGGCGTACGAGCTATCCACAGCGACCCACGCTTATACAGCAGCTTGAGACTCGCGTACAGCAATTAGAGCGTCGTATAACTGACCTTGAACAAGTGTGCAACAAGTCTATGTCGCTTTCCTCCGACGTTTCGCCATTCACTCCTGCAAAGCATGCCAACGACCAGTTTCCTGATTTTTTGCGAAGACAGCCAACTCCGGATCCATTCAATCCGTTTTGGCAAGAAGATGCGGAGATGAAGGAGCCCACTCCGCTGCCCGGCGCAAATGCCTTTTcccaagcgctgctccttAGCAGGCCGGCAGTGTcgcgcgtgccaagcaCTCCGCAGCAAAATATTCCCGTCTCCCCATGGAGCCGCTGCATTTCGCCGAATAGTAGGAACGCAAGCACTCTTCCCATACGCGCACTGGTTACACGGATCACAAAAGGCTACGGGAAAGGTGCGAGTatcgagctgcagcgcctgctgAAAGAGGCGGATGCGTCTACCCGCGACCAAATCCTTCTGGCGCTTCCTAAAGCGCTGGTATCGCTTGCTTTGGACCAGTACGGATGCTACGTagtgcgccgtgcaatgGACATGGACAAGCACATTGCACGTCATCTACAAGGCTCTTTTGTGCTCCTCGTGCTTTCTCCCTGCGGCACACTTGTCGTGCAACATGCAGTCGCTTGCGAAGAATCGATGCAGCTTGCTGTCCTGGACGACTTGCTGCACGCGAAACTATCCGACACACTCACGTGTTGCCACGCAATCCCCGTGTGGAAAAAGCTCTTTGCGGTAGCATGGACGGATGAAGgcaggcgcaagtgcaTTGCAAATACGATCCAGCAAGCGCTTCACAACGAGTGGCTCAAAGTCGCCACCACCGAGCCCGGAAGCGTCGCGGTGCAGTCCATGTTTGAGCACGGTATTCTCGACGAAGGCAGCGCGGGAATGCAGGCGCTCCTTTTGCACTTTGACTCGCTCGCCATGGATCAGTGGGGCGTGTGGATCCTGCAGCAGTGGATCGAGCACGGTAGCGTGACATTGCGCGCTCAAATTGCCATGCATATTCTATTCCACGTTTCCTCCATTTCCCTGTCTGTGTACGGCTCCAAGGTTGTCCAgtgtgcactgcgccactGCGCGACACCGTTTGTACTGCAGTATGCCGAACGTTTGTACCGCGCATCGCCGGAGCTGCATGGCAAGCCTGCAAAACTGCTGCTCCTTGACCTATCGCTGACTCCACAGGGTCTCCCGATCCTTGCGCACGTACGTTGCGCCAACATACTCACCACAGCTACTCACCGCCTCCAGTga
- the CDC37 gene encoding hsp90 co-chaperone Cdc37 (BUSCO:EOG09262SMG; COG:D; EggNog:ENOG503NVWJ), producing MSKLNYSKWDNLELSDDSDIEVHPNVDKRSFIQWKQRDIHEKREQRKIQRSMLEAEQRTNTDLAPRMLDLITRTRGEGAAFYSRQVSQLAAVREARGNKDGPDGPTLDDMLLSLLLQINAEPAVQQSKGDDTALAAKLTASLETALERLGQRQEQIKNELAEMADEDARKITSDNLREGWDGSHVSRTEEPASIKSSEKAKEQRIETLNPGARAKTGESRADSDEEEESAPTVTPVMKSFASLPTVLEGIPLTADSLPPAVNPLKQLKLDRFEKIFQFLGSHKELLREDMGASDALLLQAFESQMAGQKQLARMCTEKALLLQYCNKLGKDGVGLFFKRMMGSDGKAATIFLNDVLATYTRIANRAAELATEYKEDGVEQIQLVAEDPSTVITFQIPDGPPPETIKLEGEGTESMDVEQVREWLQRRWDIFTSFDEDFRRALETNDIKKVNNVLGNMPVDKAEKVVQDLDFAGILDFSSTEVQDETNRS from the coding sequence ATGAGCAAACTCAACTACTCGAAGTGGGACAATCTCGAGCTCTCGGATGACTCGGACATTGAGGTGCATCCCAATGTGGACAAGCGCTCATTCATTCAGTGGAAACAGCGCGATATCCACGAAAAGCGCGAACAGCGCAAAATACAGCGCTCCATGCTGGAGGCCGAGCAGCGGACCAACACGGATCTTGCGCCCCGCATGCTTGACTTGATTACGAGGACGAGGGGCGAAGGTGCTGCATTTTACTCACGCCAAGTGTCGCAACTCGCAGCGGTGCGTGAAGCACGTGGGAACAAAGACGGCCCTGACGGTCCCACATTGGATGACATGCTCCTGAGCTTGCTGTTACAAATCAATGCAGAGCCCGCGGTGCAGCAAAGTAAAGGAGATGATACTGCATTGGCTGCTAAGCTTACCGCATCGCTGGAaacggcgctggagcgaCTTGGACAGCGGCAGGAACAAATTAAGAATGAGCTCGCCGAGATGGCCGAcgaggatgcgcgcaagatcACGAGCGACAACCTGCGCGAGGGCTGGGATGGCAGCCATGTATCTCGAACGGAAGAGCCGGCATCTATAAAAAGTTCGGAAAAAGCaaaggagcagcgcattgaGACGTTGAAtcccggcgcgcgcgcaaaaacggGCGAGTCTCGCGCGGATTCGGATGAGGAGGAAGAGAGTGCGCCTACGGTAACGCCGGTGATGAAGAGTTTTGCGAGCCTACCAACTGTCTTAGAGGGCATACCACTCACAGCAGACAGCTTGCCCCCCGCTGTGAATCCCCTAAAGCAGCTCAAGCTGGACCGCTTTGAGAAGATATTCCAGTTCCTTGGCTCGCACAAAGAGCTTTTGCGTGAGGATATGGGCGCATCTGATGCACTACTTTTGCAAGCGTTTGAGTCGCAAATGGCCGGCCAGAAGCAGCTTGCACGGATGTGCACGGAGAAAGCGCTCTTGTTGCAGTACTGCAacaagctcggcaaagaCGGCGTAGGCCTCTTTTTCAAGCGCATGATGGGATCCGATGGAAAGGCTGCAACCATATTTTTGAATGATGTGCTTGCTACGTATACAAGGATTGCAAACCGCGCGGCAGAGCTAGCGACGGAATACAAGGAGGACGGCGTCGAACAGATCCAGCTTGTCGCTGAAGATCCCAGCACGGTAATCACATTTCAAATTCCCGACGGCCCACCCCCTGAGACAATCAAGCTCGAGGGTGAAGGTACAGAGTCTATGGATGTGGAGCAAGTGCGCGAGTggctccagcgccgctgggacATTTTCACCAGCTTTGACGAGGATTTCCGTCGCGCATTGGAGACCAATGATATCAAAAAAGTGAATAATGTACTTGGAAATATGCCTGTCGACAAAGCGGAGAAAGTGGTTCAAGACCTCGACTTTGCGGGCATCCTCGATTTCAGTAGCACAGAGGTGCAAGACGAGACAAACCGTAGCTGA
- the ERG8 gene encoding phosphomevalonate kinase (EggNog:ENOG503NV7P; COG:I) translates to MTLVSAPGKVLVAGGYLVLDARYFGLVFAANARFYTLVKTITADGEAPLIRVRSPQFANAAWSYRIVLPPTGHDDAVMYANGMRIVQLNTGSNANPFVAFTLLYTLQVAMEVTGVDHVLAALQSGIEIVVLGDNDYYSHRSNGHAPTLEELRALPPFVALGCTLEEVHKTGLGSSAAMTTSLTAGVLLHLGACRTEMHENEARLTLGSLGLIHNVAQLAHCAAQGKVGSGFDVSASVWGSQLYRRFDPFLLQESMQPEVGRRILQEGELGVEKHPTALLPVLAASNPLWKPVPPSGVQSVPTAVEGLLDIAVGGTDGAVCPAALQLPPGIRMCLADVDAGSNTRALVGQVSAFKKNQPTWAEQLFSVISAANQYFADGLLRLHLAYAHDASVYIRDLTALAQIPSTEWDAHQKLLQSPIVSAFIDVRNAMRSIRAGMRELGVRADAPIEPMEMSRLLDATINGASGVLGGGVPGAGGYDALYVLYLDSTGYDACAPCSPHSGILAVWANYTALSVGPLLCGADAECAAHKVPPEHNADPALEQVLHTFARTQFGLRVEDPTAVHGLGPYTASLSQQR, encoded by the coding sequence ATGACGCTGGTCTCTGCGCCCGGCAAGGTGCTTGTTGCGGGAGGCTATTTGGTCCTGGACGCCCGATATTTTGGACTTGTTTTtgctgcaaatgcgcgcttcTATACCTTGGTGAAAACGATCACTGCAGACGGGGAAGCGCCGCTAATTCGTGTGCGATCCCCACAATTTGCCAATGCCGCTTGGTCGTATCGCATCGTGCTCCCACCCACTGGACACGACGATGCCGTGATGTACGCGAACGGGATGCGTATTGTACAGCTGAATACCGGGAGCAATGCGAACCCATTTGTTGCATTCACGCTACTGTACACGCTGCAGGTTGCGATGGAAGTTACCGGCGTCGACCACGTcctggcggcgctgcaaagcgGAATCGAGATTGTCGTGCTGGGCGACAACGACTATTACTCGCACCGCAGCAATGGGCATGCACCTACGCTAGAAGAATTGCGTGCGCTCCCGCcgtttgtcgcgctcggctgTACCTTGGAAGAGGTGCACAAGACTGGCCTTGGCtcaagcgcggcgatgaCGACCTCGCTTACTGCCGGTGTGTTGCTGCACTTGggcgcatgccgcacaGAGATGCATGAAAATGAAGCGCGTCTGACCCTCGGCTCACTCGGCTTGATTCACAACGTCGCACAGCTCGCACATTGTGCCGCACAAGGCAAGGTCGGCTCTGGATTCGACGTCTCGGCGTCCGTATGGGGCAGCCAGCTCTACCGCCGCTTTGATCCATTTTTGCTGCAGGAGAGCATGCAGCCCGAGGTTGGACGGCGCATACTACAGGAAGGCGAGTTGGGCGTGGAAAAGCACCCCACTGCACTTCTGcccgtgcttgccgcgtCCAATCCACTGTGGAAGCCTGTGCCGCCTTCCGGGGTGCAGAGTGTGCCTACTGCAGTCGAAGGATTGCTCGATATTGCAGTGGGGGGAACAGATGGAGCTGTTTGTCCCGCGGCACTTCAGCTTCCGCCAGGCATCCGCATGTGTTTGGCCGATGTCGACGCAGGGTCCAATACGCGGGCCTTGGTCGGACAAGTGAGTGCATTTAAAAAGAACCAGCCGACATGGGCGGAGCAGCTTTTCAGCGTGATTAGCGCTGCGAACCAATATTTTGCAGATGGTctcttgcgcctgcatctCGCATACGCACACGATGCCAGCGTTTACATTCGCGATCTAACCGCGCTGGCACAAATACCCTCGACAGAATGGGATGCACACCAAAAACTCTTGCAATCGCCTATCGTATCAGCATTCATTgatgtgcgcaatgcgatgcgctcgatcCGAGCGGGGATGCGTGAGCTTGGCGTACGTGCCGATGCGCCAATTGAGCCGATGGAAATGTCACGGCTGTTGGATGCCACGATAAACGGCGCGAGCGGTGTTctgggcggcggcgtccCTGGCGCAGGTGGCTACGATGCACTGTATGTACTTTACCTTGATTCTACTGGCTACgacgcttgtgcgccgtgctcgccgcacagcgGAATCCTGGCGGTGTGGGCAAACTACACTGCACTTAGTGTCGGCCCTctcttgtgcggcgcagacgcggAATGCGCAGCCCACAAAGTGCCACCTGAGCACAACGCAGATccagcgctcgagcaagtTCTGCACACGTTCGCCAGGACCCAGTTTGGGCTACGCGTCGAGGATCCAACAGCTGTGCACGGCCTTGGACCATATACAGCATCCCTTAGTCAGCAGCGCTAG
- a CDS encoding uncharacterized protein (BUSCO:EOG09260OM6; COG:E; COG:J; EggNog:ENOG503NWE1), whose amino-acid sequence MAAVLLREALPSLDEPIVTYLDQYIQDAGEDPDVSVMDDVVRPMLESAVLSEPSTSHVRQNLPLLLDKLEKLVEEREASGSQHNRLTRLEKVVDMRSAAMSSTSTYDTGASGIDLALGKSSRNRTTVDVKKLERQEVKTRAKLAKREQRDLYETSKLVDQSKKMASYEEMYLRVNPLQSISAGAAKGKNKDVYLPNIDVNFGSNRILSNAELTLAHGRRYGLVGRNGVGKSTLLRHMSLRDVPIPTNISILYVEQEVVGDDTPAVQAVLKADVWRERLLAEEVHLNNALQALEDATNASAQALKESGDAGSAVDLPTRERENQRDELSARLGDVQAKLVDMEAETGPSRAAALLNGLGIVGKDQEKPTRFFSGGWRMRLALARALFCKPDLLMLDEPSNMLDLNAIAWLEDYLVNDWKGTLLVVSHDRAFLNQVATDIVHMHSERLDYYRGNFDQFYETRDERRKNQQREYEANEQKRAHLQAFIDRWRYNANRASQAQSRIKELEKLPVLEPPEKEQGEHFTLPETEGISPPLLQLDDVSFGYTPDHILLKHVNFDITMDSRIALVGSNGAGKSTLMKLLIQQINPLSGDAKRNARLRIGFFSQHHIDQLDLSMSPVAFLASRFQGRSEQEYRQHLGSFGITGTTGLQKIATLSGGQKSRVAFAQLSLMQPHVLLLDEPTNHLDIEALDALIDAINRWNGGVIVVSHDERFINSCLKEMWVCENRTVHKFYGSVAEYKRIIVESNKRKQEDAIRNGS is encoded by the coding sequence ATGGCCGCTGTGCTCCTTCGCGAAGCGTTGCCGTCACTAGACGAGCCGATTGTAACGTACTTGGACCAGTATATACAGGATGCAGGCGAGGATCCGGACGTGTCTGTAATGGATGACGTTGTGCGGCCGATGCTCGAGTCCGCTGTACTTAGCGAACCGTCCACGTCGCACGTGCGCCAAAATCTGCCTTTGCTCCTCGACAAGCTTGAGAAACTAGTCGAGGAGCGTGAAGCAAGTGGCTCTCAGCATAATCGGCTAACGCGCCTTGAAAAGGTGGTTGatatgcgcagcgcagcgatgaGCAGCACGTCGACTTACGATACGGGCGCTTCCGGTATCGACTTGGCGTTGGGCAAGTCAAGCCGCAATCGCACGACGGTCGATGTAAAGAAGCTGGAGCGCCAAGAGGTCAAGACACGTGCAAAGCTtgcgaagcgcgagcagcgtgaCTTGTACGAAACGAGCAAGCTGGTTGATCAGTCCAAGAAGATGGCCAGCTACGAAGAAATGTACTTGCGCGTGAATCCGCTGCAGTCGATCAGTGCGGGCGCCGCAAAAGGCAAAAACAAGGATGTTTATTTGCCCAATATCGACGTAAACTTTGGCAGCAACCGTATTCTTTCCAACGCCGAGCTTACGCTTGCGCATGGCAGGCGCTACGGTTTGGTTGGTCGAAATGGTGTTGGCAAAAGTACGCTTTTGCGGCACATGTCGttgcgcgacgtgccgaTTCCTACCAACATTTCCATTTTGTACGTGGAGCAAGAGGTTGTGGGAGACGATACACCTGCGGTCCAGGCCGTGCTCAAGGCTGACGTGTGGCGCGAGCGGCTCCTTGCGGAGGAGGTACACCTCAACAACGCTTTGCAGGCGCTAGAAGACGCGACCAATGCATCGGCTCAAGCTTTAAAAGAATCCGGCGATGCGGGCAGCGCTGTTGActtgccgacgcgcgagcgcgaaaaCCAACGCGACGAGCTCTCTGCGCGCCTGGGTGATGTACAGGCGAAGCTCGTAGACATGGAGGCCGAGACGGGCccaagccgcgctgccGCTTTGCTCAATGGTCTCGGTATTGTGGGAAAAGATCAGGAGAAGCCCACACGCTTCTTTTCTGGTGGCTGGCGCATGCGTCTTGCACTGGCCCGTGCGCTGTTCTGCAAGCCTGACTTGCtcatgctcgacgagccgTCGAACATGTTGGATTTGAACGCGATTGCATGGCTAGAAGACTACCTTGTGAATGATTGGAAAGGCACACTCTTGGTCGTCTCGCACGACCGCGCATTTTTGAACCAGGTGGCCACTGACATCGTGCACATGCACTCGGAGCGTCTTGACTACTACCGCGGCAACTTTGACCAATTCTACGAGACGCGCGATGAGCGCAGAAAAAATCAGCAGCGCGAATACGAAGCAAACGAGCAGAAGCGTGCGCACCTGCAGGCATTCATCGACCGCTGGCGCTACAATGCAaatcgcgcatcgcaggCGCAAAGCCGTATCAAGGAGCTCGAGAAACTGCCCGTGCTGGAGCCGCCGGAGAAAGAGCAGGGCGAGCACTTTACGCTACCCGAGACCGAAGGCATTAGCCCGCCGCTCCTACAGCTTGACGACGTATCGTTTGGCTACACGCCAGACCATATTCTGCTCAAGCATGTCAATTTCGACATTACCATGGACAGCCGCATTGCGCTTGTAGGCAGCAACGGCGCCGGCAAATCCACCTTGATGAAGTTGCTTATCCAGCAAATCAATCCACTGagcggcgatgcaaaacgcaacgcgcgcttgcgcatcggcTTCTTTTCGCAGCACCACATTGACCAGCTTGACCTGAGCATGAGCCCTGTCGCATTTCTTGCCTCGCGGTTCCAGGGCCGTTCGGAGCAAGAGTACCGCCAGCACCTGGGCTCGTTTGGCATCACCGGCACAACAGGCCTGCAAAAGATTGCTACGCTCAGTGGTGGACAAAAGAGCCGTGttgcttttgcgcagctgaGTCTTATGCAGCCGCACGTACTCCTGCTTGATGAACCTACAAACCACTTGGATATTGaagcgctggacgcgctcATCGACGCAATTAATCGCTGGAACGGTGGCGTGATTGTGGTGAGCCACGACGAGCGCTTTATCAACAGCTGCTTGAAAGAGATGTGGGTATGCGAGAATAGGACTGTGCACAAGTTCTacggcagcgtcgccgAGTACAAGCGCATCATTGTGGAGAGCAACAAGCGCAAACAGGAAGATGCGATACGCAATGGGTCGTAG